CGATCGGGTTGGGTGGGGGGGAGCTGTGTTGGTTGCTTCGCAGGTACAGCTCCCACAACGATCGTGTGGGAGCAACTGTCTTCTTGTGGAAGCTGGCCTTGCCGGCGATGGGGCGCGTAGCGCCCCAGGCCCGGCTGTGCCGGGCATCGCCAGCAAGGCTTGCTCCTACGAATGAGCTATTTGCTCCTTCCAGGGCGTTCCGGTCTTGAGCATCGCATTTAGCCTCACTATCAATACTCGCATACACGCCACCACCGATACTTTCGCGCACTTCCCCTGGGCTCGCAGTGCTTTGTAGCGCTCGCAGAAGTCCTTGTTGTGCCGTATCACCACCCAGCAGGCCATATAGAGCGCCCGCCTGACTTGTGAGCGCCCCCCCCAGATTGAACGCTTGCCCGACTGCTTGCCGCTGTCCTGGTTGAACGGCGCAACACCGACCAAGGCGGCAATTTCCTTCTTATCCACCTGGCCCAGCTCTGGCAGCAAGGCCATCAGCTTTCCGGCAGTAATCAGACCAATTCCTTTGACTTGAGTGAGCTGTTTAACCCGGTCATCAGGCAAAGCTGCTGCCTGCTGTGCGATCTCTTGTTCCAGCGCTCGAATTTCACCCTTCAGATAGGCGATGTGTTGTTCCAACCGCAAACAAACACTGGGAGCCCGCGCCTGCTTCAGGCGC
The sequence above is drawn from the Pseudomonas putida genome and encodes:
- a CDS encoding IS110 family transposase, whose translation is MSSSVGIDVSSATLAVHIRPEGVNFSVSNDLKGFQLLVEKLGGYAVSMVLLEATGGYECNVLKALQDADFPVCRINPSRARDFAKSMGKRAKTDPIDAAVLAHLAEVMPPRPCQVMTPERALLRELLMQRDRFVQQRDDDKRRLKQARAPSVCLRLEQHIAYLKGEIRALEQEIAQQAAALPDDRVKQLTQVKGIGLITAGKLMALLPELGQVDKKEIAALVGVAPFNQDSGKQSGKRSIWGGRSQVRRALYMACWVVIRHNKDFCERYKALRAQGKCAKVSVVACMRVLIVRLNAMLKTGTPWKEQIAHS